In Kitasatospora sp. NA04385, a single genomic region encodes these proteins:
- a CDS encoding DUF5998 family protein — translation MAKTGTTTQDLRSAIERSGYYPALVSEAVESAVGPEPITSYLVHQETTFDANEVRRHVTVLVLTASRFVVSHTDEQNGDAATPVPYATTSTETVRLDRITSVVVSRMVANPETYTPGTPPREVVLTIGWGAVQRLDLEPAGCSDPNCDADHGYTGSATADDLSLRVSEAGDGPETVAQALVFARALSEATVANG, via the coding sequence ATGGCGAAGACCGGTACCACCACGCAGGACCTGCGGTCCGCGATCGAGCGCAGCGGCTACTACCCCGCGCTGGTCTCCGAGGCGGTGGAGTCCGCGGTGGGCCCCGAGCCGATCACCTCGTACCTGGTGCACCAGGAGACCACCTTCGACGCCAACGAGGTCCGCCGGCACGTCACCGTGCTGGTGCTCACCGCCTCCCGCTTCGTGGTCAGCCACACCGACGAGCAGAACGGCGACGCGGCCACCCCCGTCCCGTACGCCACCACCTCCACCGAGACCGTCCGCCTCGACCGGATCACCTCCGTCGTGGTCAGCCGGATGGTCGCCAACCCCGAGACGTACACGCCCGGCACCCCGCCCCGCGAGGTCGTCCTCACCATCGGCTGGGGCGCCGTGCAGCGCCTCGACCTGGAGCCGGCCGGCTGCTCCGACCCCAACTGCGACGCGGACCACGGCTACACCGGCTCCGCCACCGCGGACGACCTGTCGCTGCGGGTCAGCGAGGCCGGGGACGGGCCGGAGACGGTCGCCCAGGCGCTGGTGTTCGCCCGGGCGCTGTCCGAGGCGACCGTGGCCAACGGCTGA
- a CDS encoding alkaline phosphatase family protein, producing MHHEDPFDPLDPADAPAPRYGCASLSDLLPTLAAGLGVPGYRPVLPLEPADRVCVFLVDGLGWELIRANPDWAPFLNSLTAGRAPITAGFPSTTATSLASVGTGLPPGQHGLAGYTVMIPDSGRLMNQLRWNPPVDPHAWQPYPTVFELAHRAGVATAQVSSPLFASTPLTQVALSGGTFLGRTTGEERIDRAAAWLAEHDRALVYTYLSELDAAGHRFGVDSDEWRLTLFTVDRLARRLAEQLPPRSALYVTADHGMIDIAPEHRIDFDEDWELSAGVALLGGEGRARHVYAHPGAAADVHAVWSEVLGEQMWVATREQAVAAGWFGPAVDERVLPRIGDVVAAARDDIAIIASRSEPGESQMVGLHGSMTPVEQLVPLLEVRG from the coding sequence ATGCACCACGAGGACCCCTTCGACCCGCTCGACCCGGCCGACGCCCCCGCCCCGCGCTACGGCTGCGCCTCGCTCTCCGACCTGCTGCCCACCCTCGCGGCGGGCCTCGGCGTGCCCGGCTACCGGCCCGTGCTGCCGCTGGAGCCCGCCGACCGGGTCTGCGTGTTCCTGGTCGACGGCCTCGGCTGGGAGCTGATCCGGGCCAACCCGGACTGGGCGCCCTTCCTCAACTCGCTGACCGCCGGGCGGGCCCCGATCACCGCCGGGTTCCCGTCCACCACCGCCACCTCGCTGGCCTCGGTCGGCACCGGCCTGCCGCCCGGGCAGCACGGCCTGGCCGGGTACACGGTGATGATCCCGGACAGCGGCCGGCTGATGAACCAGCTGCGCTGGAACCCGCCGGTCGACCCGCACGCCTGGCAGCCGTACCCCACCGTCTTCGAACTGGCCCACCGGGCGGGCGTGGCCACCGCCCAGGTCTCCTCCCCGCTGTTCGCCTCCACCCCGCTCACCCAGGTCGCGCTCTCCGGCGGCACCTTCCTCGGCCGCACCACCGGCGAGGAGCGCATCGACCGGGCCGCCGCCTGGCTGGCCGAGCACGACCGCGCCCTGGTCTACACGTACCTGAGCGAACTCGACGCCGCCGGGCACCGGTTCGGCGTCGACTCCGACGAGTGGCGGCTCACCCTCTTCACGGTCGACCGCCTCGCCCGCCGCCTCGCCGAGCAGCTCCCGCCGCGCTCCGCGCTCTACGTCACCGCCGACCACGGCATGATCGACATCGCCCCGGAGCACCGGATCGACTTCGACGAGGACTGGGAGCTGTCGGCCGGCGTCGCCCTGCTCGGCGGCGAGGGCCGGGCCCGGCACGTCTACGCCCACCCCGGTGCGGCCGCCGACGTGCACGCCGTGTGGAGCGAGGTGCTCGGCGAGCAGATGTGGGTCGCCACCCGCGAACAGGCCGTCGCCGCGGGCTGGTTCGGCCCCGCGGTGGACGAGCGGGTGCTGCCCCGGATCGGCGACGTGGTCGCCGCCGCCCGCGACGACATCGCGATCATCGCCTCCCGCAGCGAACCCGGCGAGTCCCAGATGGTCGGCCTGCACGGCTCGATGACCCCCGTCGAACAGCTCGTGCCGCTGCTCGAAGTCCGCGGCTGA
- a CDS encoding thymidine kinase yields the protein MAELVFFSGTMDCGKSTLALQMDHNHAARGRQGIIFTRHDRAGAATISSRLGLRADAVEVGDAFEFQAYVVHLLSAGGKVDYLICDEAQFFSTEQIDQLARIVDELGIDVFTFGITTDFRTKLFPGSQRLIELADRVEVLQVEALCWCGARATHNARTVGGVMVVEGAQVVVGDVAVNEDEIGYEVLCRRHHRRRLTAATSRAAVLSPDVLPFEG from the coding sequence ATGGCTGAACTGGTGTTCTTCTCGGGCACGATGGACTGCGGCAAGTCGACGCTCGCCCTCCAGATGGACCACAACCACGCCGCCCGCGGCCGCCAGGGCATCATCTTCACCCGCCACGACCGGGCCGGCGCCGCCACCATCTCCAGCCGGCTCGGCCTGCGGGCCGACGCGGTCGAGGTCGGCGACGCCTTCGAGTTCCAGGCGTACGTCGTCCACCTGCTCTCGGCCGGCGGCAAGGTCGACTACCTGATCTGCGACGAGGCGCAGTTCTTCTCCACCGAGCAGATCGACCAACTCGCGCGGATCGTCGACGAGTTGGGCATCGACGTGTTCACCTTCGGGATCACCACCGACTTCCGCACCAAGCTCTTCCCCGGCTCCCAGCGCCTGATCGAACTCGCCGACCGGGTCGAGGTCCTCCAGGTCGAGGCGCTCTGCTGGTGCGGCGCCCGCGCCACCCACAACGCCCGCACCGTCGGCGGCGTCATGGTCGTCGAGGGGGCCCAGGTGGTGGTCGGGGACGTCGCCGTCAACGAGGACGAGATCGGCTACGAGGTGCTCTGCCGCCGCCACCACCGCCGCCGGCTCACCGCCGCCACCTCCCGCGCGGCCGTCCTCTCCCCGGACGTCCTCCCCTTCGAGGGCTGA
- a CDS encoding sulfurtransferase → MTSPLITVAELADALGTDRAPVLLDIRWALGGPPGAEEYAGGHLPGAHYLDLDHELADPPGPAGRHPLPDPDRLAAALRRAGVSADRPVVAYDAGPALSAARAWWLLRWAGHPDVRVLDGGLAAWTAAGHPLTTDTPAPGDGDFKVEPGHLPTVDAAGAAELARTGLLLDARAGERYRGETEPIDPRAGHIPGAASAPTAENLAADGRFLPPAALAARFAALRLTDPAATAVYCGSGVTAAHQILALTVAGHDGVALYPGSWSEWSANPDNPVA, encoded by the coding sequence ATGACCTCGCCCCTGATCACCGTCGCCGAACTCGCCGACGCGCTCGGCACCGACCGCGCGCCCGTCCTGCTCGACATCCGCTGGGCGCTCGGCGGCCCGCCCGGAGCCGAGGAGTACGCCGGGGGCCACCTGCCCGGCGCGCACTACCTCGACCTCGACCACGAGCTCGCCGACCCGCCCGGCCCGGCCGGCCGCCACCCGCTGCCCGACCCCGACCGCCTGGCCGCCGCCCTGCGCCGGGCCGGCGTCAGCGCGGACCGCCCCGTCGTCGCCTACGACGCCGGACCGGCCCTCTCCGCCGCCCGCGCCTGGTGGCTGCTGCGCTGGGCCGGCCACCCCGACGTCCGCGTCCTCGACGGCGGCCTCGCCGCGTGGACCGCCGCCGGCCACCCGCTCACCACCGACACCCCGGCCCCCGGCGACGGCGACTTCAAGGTCGAGCCCGGCCACCTCCCCACCGTGGACGCGGCCGGGGCGGCCGAACTCGCCCGCACCGGCCTGCTCCTGGACGCCCGGGCCGGCGAGCGCTACCGCGGCGAGACCGAGCCGATCGACCCCCGGGCCGGCCACATCCCCGGCGCCGCCTCCGCCCCCACCGCCGAGAACCTGGCCGCGGACGGCCGCTTCCTGCCCCCGGCCGCGCTGGCCGCACGCTTCGCCGCGCTCCGGCTCACCGACCCGGCCGCCACCGCTGTCTACTGCGGCTCCGGCGTCACCGCCGCCCACCAGATCCTCGCGCTCACCGTGGCCGGGCACGACGGCGTCGCCCTCTACCCGGGCTCCTGGAGCGAGTGGTCCGCGAACCCGGACAACCCCGTGGCGTAG
- the sepH gene encoding septation protein SepH: protein MTSAGTTREVTVPELRVVAVSNDGTRLVLKAADSTEYTLPIDERLRAAVRGDRPRLGQIEIEVESHLRPRDIQARIRAGASAEEVAQAAGISVERVRRFEGPVLAERAFMAERARKTAIRRHGESTGPQLGEAVAERLALRGAEKDTERWDSWRRDDGTWEVILVYRAEGEHRRAGWSYDPPRRLVQPNDDEARALIGENVEREEDSVFPFIPRIARLPQDRPARPMIERPSADRIMQVREAREATASAATAAAAVPERDSLTSLLDVVPSYRGDLTPIGPSVETTVTEEPEEIEETAAPAASVGAGSAYADILMPRAVAPHRDRLVGTTDRQAEADGVRPGRRATVPSWDEIVFGSRRKKPE from the coding sequence GTGACGTCGGCAGGCACCACCCGGGAGGTAACCGTGCCCGAACTGCGCGTCGTGGCCGTCAGCAACGACGGCACACGGCTGGTGCTCAAGGCTGCCGACAGCACGGAGTACACCCTGCCGATCGACGAGCGGCTGCGCGCCGCCGTCCGGGGTGACCGCCCGCGGCTCGGCCAGATCGAGATCGAGGTGGAGAGCCACCTCCGCCCCCGTGACATCCAGGCGCGGATACGAGCCGGTGCCTCCGCCGAGGAGGTCGCCCAGGCCGCCGGCATCTCGGTGGAACGCGTCCGCCGCTTCGAGGGCCCGGTCCTCGCCGAGCGCGCCTTCATGGCCGAGCGCGCCCGCAAGACGGCGATCCGCCGGCACGGCGAGTCCACCGGCCCGCAGCTCGGCGAGGCCGTCGCCGAGCGCCTCGCGCTGCGCGGCGCCGAGAAGGACACCGAACGCTGGGACTCCTGGCGCCGCGACGACGGCACCTGGGAGGTCATCCTCGTCTACCGCGCCGAGGGCGAGCACCGGCGGGCCGGCTGGTCCTACGACCCGCCCCGGCGGCTGGTCCAGCCCAACGACGACGAGGCCCGCGCGCTGATCGGCGAGAACGTCGAGCGCGAGGAGGACTCGGTCTTCCCGTTCATCCCGCGGATCGCCCGGCTCCCCCAGGACCGCCCGGCCCGCCCGATGATCGAGCGGCCCTCCGCCGACCGCATCATGCAGGTGCGCGAGGCCCGGGAGGCCACCGCCTCCGCCGCGACGGCGGCCGCGGCCGTCCCCGAGCGGGACTCCCTGACCAGCCTGCTGGACGTGGTCCCCTCCTACCGGGGCGACCTGACCCCGATCGGGCCGAGCGTGGAGACCACGGTCACCGAGGAGCCCGAGGAGATCGAGGAGACGGCGGCCCCCGCCGCGAGCGTCGGCGCGGGCTCCGCGTACGCGGACATCCTGATGCCGCGCGCGGTCGCCCCGCACCGGGACCGCCTGGTCGGCACCACCGACCGCCAGGCCGAGGCGGACGGCGTCCGCCCGGGCCGCCGGGCGACGGTGCCGAGCTGGGACGAGATCGTCTTCGGGTCGCGGCGCAAGAAGCCCGAGTAG
- a CDS encoding D-arabinono-1,4-lactone oxidase, translating into MTEVWRNWAGNQSARPARVVAPGSVEELSAAVVAAGQAGLPVKAVGSGHSFTSIAAAGDAVLVRPDNLTAVRSIDRAAGTVTVESGLPLQRLNRLLAAAGLSLTNMGDIEVQTVAGATSTGTHGTGRDSGSLAAQIQQVEIVLADGSVRTCSATEDPELFQGARLGLGALGVVSALTFAVEPMFLLSAHEKPMGFDEVLHSFDDLTAVNEHFEFYWFPHTDRCSTKRNNRSQGPAEPLPKFKAWLDDDFVSNTVWEGACRVGRSFPGAIPTIAKIASRAWSERRFTDQPYKVYTSPRKVRFIEMEYAVPREAATEVLRELRAMVERSDWRISFPVEVRVAPADDLWLSTANGRDSAYIAVHLYRGTRELSYFTEVEKLMAAHRGRPHWGKLHTRDAEYLSSVYPHFGDFTALRDKVDPERRFANDYLRRVLGA; encoded by the coding sequence ATGACCGAGGTCTGGCGGAACTGGGCGGGGAACCAGAGCGCACGGCCCGCGCGGGTGGTGGCGCCGGGTTCGGTGGAGGAGCTCTCGGCCGCGGTCGTCGCCGCCGGGCAGGCCGGGCTGCCGGTGAAGGCGGTGGGCTCCGGGCACTCGTTCACCTCGATCGCGGCCGCCGGGGACGCCGTGCTGGTGCGCCCGGACAACCTGACCGCCGTCCGCTCGATCGACCGCGCCGCCGGGACGGTCACCGTCGAGTCCGGCCTGCCGCTGCAACGGCTGAACCGCCTGCTCGCGGCCGCCGGCCTCTCGCTGACGAACATGGGCGACATCGAGGTGCAGACCGTCGCCGGCGCGACCAGCACCGGCACCCACGGCACCGGCCGGGACTCCGGCTCGCTCGCGGCGCAGATCCAGCAGGTCGAGATCGTCCTCGCCGACGGCTCGGTGCGGACCTGCTCGGCGACCGAGGACCCGGAGCTGTTCCAGGGCGCGCGGCTGGGCCTGGGCGCGCTGGGCGTGGTGAGCGCGCTGACCTTCGCGGTGGAGCCGATGTTCCTGCTGAGCGCGCACGAGAAGCCGATGGGCTTCGACGAGGTGCTGCACTCCTTCGACGACCTGACCGCCGTCAACGAGCACTTCGAGTTCTACTGGTTCCCGCACACCGACCGCTGCTCGACCAAGCGGAACAACCGCAGCCAGGGCCCGGCCGAGCCGCTGCCGAAGTTCAAGGCGTGGCTGGACGACGACTTCGTGTCGAACACGGTCTGGGAGGGCGCCTGCCGGGTGGGCCGCAGCTTCCCGGGCGCGATCCCGACCATCGCCAAGATCGCCAGCCGGGCCTGGTCCGAGCGCCGGTTCACCGACCAGCCGTACAAGGTCTACACCAGCCCGCGCAAGGTGCGCTTCATCGAGATGGAGTACGCGGTGCCGCGCGAGGCGGCGACCGAGGTGCTGCGCGAGCTGCGGGCGATGGTGGAGCGCTCGGACTGGCGGATCAGCTTCCCGGTGGAGGTGCGGGTGGCCCCGGCGGACGACCTGTGGCTGTCCACCGCGAACGGGCGGGACAGCGCGTACATCGCCGTCCACCTGTACCGGGGCACCCGCGAACTGTCCTACTTCACCGAGGTAGAGAAGCTGATGGCCGCCCACCGGGGCCGCCCGCACTGGGGCAAGCTGCACACCCGGGACGCCGAGTACCTGTCCTCGGTGTACCCGCACTTCGGCGACTTCACGGCGCTGCGCGACAAGGTCGACCCGGAGCGCCGGTTCGCCAACGACTACCTGCGCCGGGTGCTGGGCGCCTGA
- a CDS encoding MFS transporter has protein sequence MLSSYRQIFAAPGSLAFSFTGLVARLPISMTGIGIVTMLGEIKGSFWLGGLLSAFLAVSAAVLGPRISRLVDRYGQRRVALPATGVTVLSAAGLLLGAHYGLPDWTLFVFAAGMGAMPSTGSMVRARWAHLYRDEPPKLHTAYSFEAVADEICFIVGPILAATLATSLFPESGLLLAGVFLVVGVLLFTAQRRTEPPAHPVEQHAGSSVVRDKGLQTLVLTLGAIGVVFGSVEVVTVAFAKAQGHPAASGYVLAVYALGSCLAGAVFGALKFTGAMDRRFLVGVGVMAAGMAPLVLAAQFLHGTAALFGVGAALFLSGLAISPTLITAMALVERLVPAARLTEGMTWTTTGLALGVAAGSSAAGIVVDAAGSAHGYWVPVAAAVLAATVGYAGLPRLRTQLLTAVQAPAAQAPSGAR, from the coding sequence GTGCTGTCCAGCTACCGCCAGATATTCGCCGCCCCCGGCTCCCTGGCCTTCTCCTTCACCGGGCTGGTCGCCCGGCTGCCGATCTCGATGACCGGGATCGGCATCGTCACGATGCTCGGCGAGATCAAGGGCTCCTTCTGGCTCGGCGGCCTGCTGTCCGCCTTCCTCGCCGTCTCGGCCGCGGTCCTCGGCCCCCGGATCTCCCGCCTGGTCGACCGGTACGGCCAGCGCCGGGTCGCCCTCCCGGCCACCGGCGTCACCGTGCTCTCCGCCGCCGGGCTGCTGCTCGGCGCGCACTACGGCCTCCCCGACTGGACGCTGTTCGTCTTCGCCGCCGGCATGGGCGCGATGCCGAGCACCGGCTCCATGGTCCGCGCCCGCTGGGCCCACCTCTACCGGGACGAGCCGCCCAAGCTGCACACCGCGTACTCCTTCGAGGCGGTCGCGGACGAGATCTGCTTCATCGTCGGCCCGATCCTGGCCGCCACCCTGGCCACCTCGCTCTTCCCCGAGTCCGGCCTGCTGCTCGCCGGGGTCTTCCTGGTGGTCGGCGTCCTGCTGTTCACCGCCCAGCGCCGCACCGAACCGCCCGCGCACCCCGTCGAGCAGCACGCCGGCAGCTCGGTCGTGCGCGACAAGGGGCTCCAGACCCTGGTCCTGACCCTCGGCGCGATCGGCGTGGTCTTCGGCTCGGTCGAGGTGGTCACCGTCGCCTTCGCCAAGGCCCAGGGGCACCCGGCCGCGTCCGGCTACGTGCTGGCCGTGTACGCCCTCGGCTCCTGCCTGGCCGGGGCGGTGTTCGGCGCGCTCAAGTTCACCGGGGCGATGGACCGCCGCTTCCTGGTCGGCGTCGGCGTGATGGCCGCCGGGATGGCCCCGCTCGTCCTGGCCGCGCAGTTCCTGCACGGCACCGCGGCCCTGTTCGGCGTCGGCGCCGCGCTCTTCCTCTCCGGCCTCGCCATCTCCCCCACCCTGATCACCGCCATGGCCCTGGTCGAACGGCTCGTCCCCGCCGCCCGCCTCACCGAGGGCATGACCTGGACCACCACCGGCCTGGCCCTCGGCGTCGCCGCCGGCTCCTCCGCCGCCGGCATCGTCGTCGACGCGGCCGGCAGCGCCCACGGCTACTGGGTCCCGGTCGCCGCGGCCGTCCTCGCCGCGACGGTCGGCTACGCGGGGCTCCCCCGCCTGCGCACGCAACTGCTCACCGCCGTGCAGGCACCCGCGGCGCAAGCCCCGTCCGGGGCCCGCTGA
- a CDS encoding ferrochelatase, which produces MSDTRTPSPTDPAPYDALLLLSFGGPEGPEDVVPFLENVTRGRGIPKERLAEVGKHYFLFGGVSPINEQNRELLGALRKDFAEHGLDLPVYWGNRNWAPYLVDALREIVDDGHRRVLVLATSAYAGYSGCRQYRENLADALAQLAAEGRPEPTVDKLRHFYNHPGFVGPMTEAALAALAGLPAGVRDGARLAFTTHSIPTAMAETSGAPDDPARGTPGGAYVAQHLEVARLIAAAVAERTGVADRPWELVYQSRSGAPHVPWLEPDICDHLEAQHADGAAAVVMVPIGFVSDHMEVKYDLDTEAVAKAAELGLPVARAATVGADPRFAAAVRDLVLERAAAQRGEPVTRCALGALGPSHDRCAAACCPNPRAPRPAAAEEA; this is translated from the coding sequence ATGTCCGACACGCGCACGCCCAGCCCGACCGACCCCGCGCCGTACGACGCGCTGCTGCTGCTCTCCTTCGGCGGGCCGGAGGGCCCCGAGGACGTGGTGCCCTTCCTGGAGAACGTCACCAGGGGGCGGGGCATCCCGAAGGAGCGGCTGGCCGAGGTCGGCAAGCACTACTTCCTGTTCGGCGGGGTCAGCCCGATCAACGAGCAGAACCGCGAGCTGCTGGGCGCGCTGCGCAAGGACTTCGCCGAGCACGGCCTGGACCTGCCGGTGTACTGGGGCAACCGGAATTGGGCTCCGTACCTGGTGGACGCCCTGCGGGAGATCGTCGACGACGGCCACCGCCGGGTGCTGGTGCTGGCCACCAGCGCGTACGCCGGGTACTCGGGCTGCCGGCAGTACCGGGAGAACCTGGCCGACGCGCTGGCGCAGCTGGCCGCCGAGGGCCGGCCGGAACCGACCGTGGACAAGCTGCGGCACTTCTACAACCACCCCGGCTTCGTCGGGCCGATGACCGAGGCCGCGCTGGCCGCGCTCGCCGGGCTCCCGGCCGGGGTGCGCGACGGCGCCCGGCTGGCGTTCACCACGCACTCGATCCCGACCGCGATGGCCGAGACCTCCGGCGCCCCCGACGACCCGGCCCGCGGCACCCCCGGCGGCGCGTACGTCGCCCAGCACCTGGAGGTGGCCCGGCTGATCGCCGCCGCGGTGGCCGAGCGCACCGGCGTCGCCGACCGGCCCTGGGAGCTGGTGTACCAGAGCCGCTCCGGCGCCCCGCACGTCCCGTGGCTGGAGCCGGACATCTGCGACCACCTGGAGGCGCAGCACGCGGACGGCGCCGCGGCGGTGGTGATGGTGCCGATCGGCTTCGTCTCCGACCACATGGAGGTCAAGTACGACCTGGACACCGAGGCGGTGGCCAAGGCCGCCGAGCTCGGCCTGCCGGTCGCCCGGGCCGCCACCGTCGGCGCCGACCCGCGGTTCGCCGCCGCCGTCCGGGACCTGGTGCTGGAGCGGGCCGCCGCCCAGCGCGGCGAGCCGGTCACCCGGTGCGCGCTGGGCGCCCTCGGCCCCAGCCACGACCGGTGCGCCGCCGCCTGCTGCCCCAACCCGCGCGCCCCCCGCCCCGCCGCCGCCGAAGAAGCCTGA
- a CDS encoding inositol monophosphatase family protein, with protein MTDDLLQDLLATAVEAATRAGALLRDGRPADLGVAATKSSPVDVVTEMDLASEKLVLELISTRRPDDGYLGEEGADRPGTSGVRWVVDPLDGTVNYLYGLPSWAVSVAAELDGEAVVGVVFVPARGELFQAVRGGGATLDGRPLAVRPAPVWGRALVATGFGYLRERRVHQAEVLHALMGEVRDVRRGGAAAVDLCDLAAGRFDGYYERGLAPWDRAAGLLIAAEAGALTGSRPGLPADGELTVAAPPGVFEPLQARLEELGAWHD; from the coding sequence GTGACCGACGACCTGCTGCAGGACCTGCTCGCCACCGCCGTCGAGGCCGCCACCCGGGCCGGCGCCCTGCTGCGCGACGGCCGCCCCGCCGACCTCGGGGTGGCCGCCACCAAGAGCAGCCCGGTGGACGTGGTGACCGAGATGGACCTGGCCTCCGAGAAGCTGGTGCTGGAGCTGATCTCCACCCGCCGCCCGGACGACGGCTACCTCGGCGAGGAGGGCGCCGACCGCCCCGGCACCAGCGGGGTGCGCTGGGTGGTCGACCCGCTCGACGGCACGGTCAACTACCTCTACGGACTGCCCTCCTGGGCGGTCAGCGTGGCCGCCGAGCTGGACGGCGAGGCGGTCGTGGGCGTGGTCTTCGTGCCCGCCCGGGGCGAGCTGTTCCAGGCCGTGCGCGGCGGCGGCGCGACGCTGGACGGCCGCCCGCTGGCGGTCCGCCCGGCCCCGGTGTGGGGGCGGGCGCTGGTGGCCACCGGCTTCGGCTACCTGCGCGAGCGGCGGGTGCACCAGGCCGAGGTGCTGCACGCGCTGATGGGCGAGGTGCGCGACGTGCGCCGCGGCGGCGCGGCCGCCGTCGACCTGTGCGACCTGGCGGCCGGCCGGTTCGACGGCTACTACGAGCGCGGCCTGGCCCCCTGGGACCGCGCCGCCGGCCTGCTGATCGCCGCCGAGGCCGGCGCGCTCACCGGCTCCCGCCCGGGCCTGCCCGCGGACGGCGAGCTGACCGTCGCCGCCCCGCCCGGCGTGTTCGAGCCGCTCCAGGCCCGGCTGGAGGAGCTCGGCGCCTGGCACGACTGA
- a CDS encoding response regulator transcription factor — protein MRVLVVEDEQLLAEAVATGLRREAMAVDVVYDGEAALQRIAVNDYDVVVLDRDLPLVHGDDVCRRVVEQGLATRVIMLTASGDISDRVEGLEIGADDYLPKPFAFSELVARVRALGRRATVPLPPVLERSGISLDPGRREVIRDGKPVQLAPKEFAVLEVLMRAGGAVVSAEQLLEKAWDEHTDPFTNVVRVTVMTLRRKLGDPPVIVTVPGSGYRV, from the coding sequence GTGCGGGTACTCGTCGTCGAGGACGAGCAGCTGCTCGCCGAGGCCGTCGCCACCGGCCTGCGCCGGGAGGCCATGGCCGTCGACGTCGTCTACGACGGGGAGGCCGCCCTCCAGCGGATCGCCGTGAACGACTACGACGTGGTGGTGCTCGACCGGGACCTCCCGCTGGTCCACGGCGACGACGTCTGCCGCCGGGTGGTCGAACAGGGCCTGGCCACCCGGGTGATCATGCTCACCGCCTCCGGGGACATCAGCGACCGGGTCGAGGGCCTGGAGATCGGCGCCGACGACTACCTCCCCAAGCCGTTCGCCTTCAGCGAACTCGTCGCCCGGGTGCGCGCCCTGGGCCGCCGCGCCACCGTCCCGCTGCCCCCCGTGCTGGAACGCTCCGGGATCAGCCTGGACCCGGGCCGCCGCGAGGTCATCCGGGACGGCAAGCCCGTCCAGCTCGCCCCCAAGGAGTTCGCCGTCCTGGAGGTCCTGATGCGGGCCGGCGGCGCCGTGGTCTCCGCCGAACAGCTGCTGGAGAAGGCCTGGGACGAGCACACCGACCCGTTCACCAACGTGGTCCGCGTCACCGTGATGACGCTGCGCCGCAAGCTCGGGGACCCGCCGGTGATCGTCACCGTGCCCGGCTCCGGCTACCGGGTGTGA